Proteins found in one Paenibacillus dendritiformis genomic segment:
- a CDS encoding TraB/GumN family protein, with amino-acid sequence MASGLAVLIAMLGFVIPAKANEGPAAVPQISAWSVKTLNEGEKYGIFPLAWYVDGTFQKPITQDKFQALIEATSAKLDALELKKTEQVDIPSGTKEITRKTVIDTVYGVLAQYEWPESLELDMSDPVAFLQKNGIVYGTGKGLDLDKPSTVEQASVMASRLVQFSYDAAGGGAKGLLWKATKGQNTLYLLGSIHLGIPDMYPMQKSIRDAFEQSDTLWVEVNLIDAGTSMQYFAQLMTYNDGTQLKDHVSQQTYEKLQKVLEQLNMAQDTFDPFKPWAITTNLSMANMSGESADMAQGAALGVDMYFTNSALLTGKPIHELEGLKFQADLFNNVPPEVQEKELNEVLEQILAPADKSKDASEQLKQWQMLWTKADLETFTESFTDSDEMVKSDSAQRLFGERDKNMAKKLMELLDKEGASTHFVVVGAGHFVIKDMIIDQLKANGYQVEFVK; translated from the coding sequence ATGGCCAGCGGATTGGCCGTCTTGATCGCCATGCTCGGATTCGTCATTCCGGCGAAAGCGAATGAAGGTCCTGCGGCCGTGCCGCAAATCAGCGCGTGGTCGGTTAAAACGCTGAATGAAGGGGAGAAATACGGGATTTTCCCGCTTGCGTGGTACGTTGACGGCACGTTCCAAAAGCCGATCACGCAGGATAAGTTTCAAGCTCTCATCGAAGCGACTTCCGCCAAATTGGATGCGCTCGAATTAAAGAAAACAGAGCAGGTCGACATTCCGTCCGGAACGAAGGAAATTACGAGAAAAACGGTGATCGATACCGTGTACGGCGTACTGGCCCAGTACGAATGGCCGGAGTCGCTGGAGCTCGATATGTCCGATCCGGTAGCGTTTTTGCAGAAGAACGGCATTGTGTATGGCACAGGCAAAGGGCTGGACCTAGATAAGCCGAGCACCGTGGAGCAAGCGTCTGTCATGGCAAGCCGTCTTGTTCAATTCAGTTATGATGCGGCAGGAGGTGGGGCGAAGGGCCTTCTCTGGAAAGCCACGAAGGGGCAAAATACGCTCTATCTCTTAGGGTCGATTCACCTGGGCATTCCTGACATGTATCCGATGCAAAAATCGATTAGAGACGCGTTTGAACAGTCGGACACGCTGTGGGTGGAAGTGAATCTGATCGACGCGGGAACCTCGATGCAGTATTTCGCCCAACTCATGACGTATAATGACGGCACCCAATTGAAGGATCATGTGTCGCAGCAAACCTATGAGAAGCTGCAAAAGGTGCTGGAGCAGCTGAACATGGCGCAAGATACCTTCGATCCGTTCAAGCCTTGGGCCATCACGACTAATCTCTCGATGGCCAATATGTCAGGTGAATCTGCAGATATGGCTCAAGGGGCAGCCCTCGGCGTCGATATGTACTTCACGAACTCGGCCTTGTTGACAGGCAAGCCGATCCATGAGCTGGAAGGACTCAAGTTCCAGGCCGATCTCTTCAATAATGTGCCGCCTGAGGTGCAGGAGAAAGAATTGAACGAGGTATTGGAGCAAATCCTGGCGCCGGCCGACAAGTCGAAGGATGCGAGCGAGCAGTTGAAGCAGTGGCAGATGCTGTGGACCAAGGCCGACCTTGAAACATTCACGGAATCCTTCACGGATTCGGATGAAATGGTGAAGAGCGATTCGGCGCAGCGCTTGTTCGGGGAACGGGATAAAAATATGGCCAAAAAGCTGATGGAGCTGCTGGATAAAGAAGGGGCATCCACGCATTTTGTCGTCGTTGGAGCCGGTCACTTCGTTATCAAAGACATGATTATCGATCAGCTAAAAGCGAACGGCTATCAAGTGGAGTTCGTGAAATAG
- a CDS encoding M24 family metallopeptidase: MVYGKAEHLKDVVERARVLMERENVEAIVASSCENFYYLSGHPSTFMYTLRMNEVALAVMFRDPSRRTVIIMNEFEAAGVPDELPQCELRTYPTWVDVDDPFGLRGDRYEGRRPVNHQVEEMFGLLREVLEEYGIRSGKVAVELNGMRHPAVNALREAVPGLELTEAGALLTELRARKTPWEVEQLRQSCAYAEIGIAETIKGIQAGSSAADIADAFRLALLTHADGAPSRFHMISVGANFAPAHIFDTRPGQPGDVIKFDVGVDVNGYGSDIARTFVLGSPSDTVKRIYGALRAGHDRLLEMIEPGLPMSRAFNEAMQVIRRSGLPNYNRGHLGHSAGLSLAAEEAPFLSPAEEAVFVPGMVICLETPYYGYGIGSIMIEDMVLVTENGCERLNKLSRDLISL, encoded by the coding sequence GTGGTTTACGGCAAAGCAGAGCATTTGAAAGATGTTGTGGAACGGGCGCGAGTGTTAATGGAGAGGGAGAACGTAGAAGCGATCGTGGCATCGAGCTGCGAAAATTTTTACTATTTGTCCGGCCATCCCAGCACGTTCATGTATACGTTGCGCATGAACGAAGTCGCGCTGGCGGTGATGTTCCGCGATCCGTCCCGCCGCACCGTGATCATCATGAATGAGTTCGAGGCCGCGGGCGTGCCGGACGAGCTGCCTCAATGCGAGCTGCGAACGTACCCAACCTGGGTGGACGTCGACGATCCGTTCGGGCTGCGCGGCGATCGGTACGAAGGACGGCGGCCTGTCAACCATCAGGTCGAGGAAATGTTCGGACTGCTCCGGGAGGTGCTGGAGGAATATGGAATCCGCAGCGGCAAGGTGGCTGTCGAGCTGAACGGGATGCGGCATCCTGCCGTGAACGCGCTGCGTGAAGCGGTGCCGGGTCTGGAGCTAACGGAAGCCGGCGCGCTGCTGACCGAGCTGCGTGCGCGCAAGACGCCTTGGGAAGTCGAGCAGCTCCGCCAGAGCTGCGCTTACGCCGAAATCGGCATCGCGGAGACGATAAAGGGAATCCAGGCCGGCAGCTCGGCGGCCGACATTGCCGATGCATTTCGGCTAGCTTTGCTCACCCATGCGGATGGAGCGCCTTCCCGCTTCCATATGATTTCCGTCGGGGCGAATTTCGCACCGGCGCATATATTCGACACACGTCCGGGACAGCCCGGCGACGTGATCAAATTCGACGTCGGCGTCGATGTGAACGGCTACGGTTCAGACATCGCCCGCACCTTCGTGCTCGGCTCGCCTTCGGATACGGTGAAGCGCATTTACGGGGCGCTGCGGGCCGGACATGACCGGCTGCTGGAAATGATCGAGCCGGGTCTGCCAATGAGCCGCGCATTTAACGAGGCGATGCAGGTGATCCGCCGCTCCGGCCTTCCGAATTACAACCGGGGTCATCTGGGACACAGCGCCGGCCTGAGTCTTGCGGCCGAAGAGGCCCCATTCCTGAGCCCGGCGGAGGAAGCCGTCTTCGTTCCGGGCATGGTTATCTGCCTGGAGACGCCTTACTACGGCTACGGCATTGGCTCCATCATGATCGAGGATATGGTGCTGGTCACGGAGAATGGCTGCGAGCGGCTGAACAAGCTGTCCCGGGATCTGATCTCGCTGTAG
- a CDS encoding amino acid ABC transporter ATP-binding protein: MIEVNNLGKSFGELTVFDDINLHIDSGEIVVLVGPSGSGKSTLLRCLNGLEVPDAGSIRVGDAAWNASMSEAAKKEAVRHIRTLTGMVFQSFNLFPHMTVLENVTMAPMIVKKMNQAQAVEIGESLLAKVGLLGKKNEHPSRLSGGQQQRVAIARALAMQPQIMLFDEPTSALDPELTGEVLAVMKQLATEGMTMIVVTHEMRFAREAANRVIFMSDGKIQEEGSPEQFFTQPHTERARKFLRQLGSEPEA; the protein is encoded by the coding sequence ATGATTGAGGTAAACAATCTCGGCAAAAGCTTCGGTGAACTCACCGTATTCGACGATATCAACCTGCATATTGACTCCGGGGAAATCGTAGTCCTGGTCGGGCCGAGCGGTTCCGGCAAAAGCACGCTGCTGCGCTGCTTGAACGGACTGGAGGTGCCGGATGCGGGATCGATCCGGGTGGGCGATGCGGCCTGGAACGCATCCATGAGCGAAGCCGCCAAGAAGGAAGCGGTGCGGCATATCCGCACGTTAACCGGGATGGTGTTCCAATCGTTCAATTTATTCCCCCATATGACCGTCCTGGAGAACGTCACGATGGCCCCTATGATCGTGAAAAAAATGAACCAAGCGCAGGCGGTCGAAATCGGCGAGTCGCTGCTTGCCAAGGTCGGATTGTTAGGCAAAAAAAATGAACATCCTTCCCGGCTGTCCGGCGGCCAGCAGCAGCGGGTAGCCATTGCCCGCGCCCTTGCCATGCAGCCGCAGATCATGCTGTTCGACGAGCCGACCTCGGCGCTCGATCCCGAATTGACGGGAGAGGTGCTGGCGGTGATGAAGCAGCTTGCCACGGAAGGGATGACGATGATTGTCGTCACCCACGAGATGAGATTCGCGCGCGAAGCGGCGAATCGGGTAATTTTTATGAGCGACGGGAAAATCCAGGAGGAAGGGTCGCCAGAGCAATTTTTCACCCAGCCGCATACGGAGCGGGCCCGCAAGTTTTTGCGGCAGCTTGGCAGTGAGCCGGAAGCATGA
- a CDS encoding amino acid ABC transporter permease — MELVFSNIQFLLTGAYYTLLITIVSMFFGLIIGIIVAIARLKGNRLVRALAKGYVSLIRGTPILVQIFIIYYGLPDFGITLGPLTAAFISLSINIGAYLSETLRGAILSVPSGQTEAAQSLGLTPWQTMRRVVLPQAARVAIPPLGNTFIGMLKETSLVSIVTVTELLRSAQLLIAQYYVAMPFYVAIALMYWVMSVFFSYILNRIETRLSKAY, encoded by the coding sequence ATGGAGCTGGTCTTTAGTAATATTCAATTTCTATTAACAGGCGCGTACTACACCTTGCTGATTACGATCGTCTCCATGTTTTTCGGGCTCATTATCGGGATCATCGTCGCCATTGCCCGCTTGAAAGGAAATCGGCTCGTCCGCGCGCTCGCCAAAGGGTACGTGTCCCTCATTCGGGGCACGCCGATCCTGGTGCAGATCTTCATCATCTATTACGGACTGCCCGATTTCGGAATCACGCTGGGGCCGCTCACCGCGGCCTTTATCTCGCTTAGCATCAATATCGGCGCGTACTTGTCCGAGACGCTCCGCGGCGCGATTCTATCCGTGCCCAGCGGGCAGACGGAAGCCGCTCAGTCCCTGGGTCTGACCCCTTGGCAGACGATGCGGCGCGTCGTGCTCCCGCAGGCGGCCCGGGTGGCGATCCCGCCGCTCGGCAACACGTTCATCGGGATGCTGAAGGAGACGTCGCTCGTCTCTATCGTTACCGTAACCGAGCTGCTGCGCTCCGCTCAACTGCTCATTGCGCAGTACTATGTCGCCATGCCTTTTTATGTGGCGATCGCGCTCATGTATTGGGTGATGAGCGTATTCTTCTCCTATATTCTGAACCGCATCGAGACGCGGTTGTCAAAAGCCTATTAA
- a CDS encoding transporter substrate-binding domain-containing protein encodes MTVKLHKFVKAALLLTVLSVALAACGSKTAQDANALEQIKKAGKIRVGLMGTYAPYNFLNDKHEVDGFDADVAKEVAKRLGVEVEFITGEFSGLIEGLQKNKYDALVSQVTITEDRKKLMDFSTPYVKNAVNVIVKSDNATIQKIEDFKDKKIGVGLGTNDEKYLRDVAMPKVGTFEIATYNDVITSLKDLDVGRIDATINNVFAIKPLIEKNQFKVKAVGEPIKEDFAGIAIRKNNPELLDAINKALAEMKSDGTFTEIFHKWFDVDPNF; translated from the coding sequence ATGACTGTCAAACTGCACAAATTCGTCAAAGCTGCACTGCTGCTCACGGTTCTGTCTGTCGCTCTCGCCGCATGCGGAAGCAAGACAGCTCAAGACGCGAACGCTCTTGAGCAAATCAAGAAGGCCGGCAAAATCAGAGTCGGACTGATGGGCACCTATGCTCCATATAACTTCCTGAACGACAAGCACGAGGTCGACGGCTTCGATGCAGACGTCGCCAAAGAAGTGGCGAAGCGCCTCGGCGTGGAAGTGGAATTTATCACCGGTGAATTTTCCGGACTGATTGAAGGACTGCAAAAAAATAAATACGATGCGCTTGTCAGCCAAGTGACGATTACCGAGGATCGCAAAAAGTTGATGGATTTCTCCACGCCTTACGTGAAGAACGCCGTCAACGTCATCGTCAAGAGCGACAACGCGACGATTCAGAAGATCGAAGATTTCAAAGACAAAAAGATCGGCGTCGGGCTCGGGACGAATGATGAAAAATATTTGCGCGACGTCGCGATGCCGAAGGTCGGCACGTTCGAGATCGCCACATATAACGATGTCATCACCTCTCTGAAAGATCTGGACGTCGGCCGCATCGATGCGACGATCAATAACGTGTTCGCCATCAAGCCGCTCATCGAGAAAAATCAGTTCAAGGTGAAAGCGGTCGGCGAGCCGATTAAAGAGGACTTTGCCGGGATCGCGATTCGCAAAAATAATCCGGAACTGCTCGATGCGATCAATAAAGCGCTCGCCGAGATGAAATCCGACGGCACATTCACGGAGATTTTCCATAAATGGTTCGATGTCGATCCGAACTTCTAA
- a CDS encoding TetR/AcrR family transcriptional regulator, whose product MGAALKLFACKGYHSTKISDVVKAAGVSQGTFYWYFQSKEQLVLELIEDGKEKLIKVIEQGYRKHAGTVDDMVRSSARLLTDLFTFADRNRELMAFLLIKGQGADPPVREAISHTWVAFEEAFKHNIQRAMELGMLPRTNDLPLRASILVCFITGVLSKWLFGPMHEVDYTSAYSPSDIAEETAKFEFRGLLG is encoded by the coding sequence ATGGGCGCCGCCCTGAAGTTATTTGCCTGCAAGGGATATCACAGCACCAAAATTTCCGATGTGGTCAAGGCCGCAGGAGTGTCACAGGGAACGTTCTACTGGTATTTTCAAAGTAAAGAACAGCTCGTGCTGGAATTAATCGAAGACGGAAAAGAGAAACTCATAAAAGTTATTGAGCAAGGCTACCGCAAGCACGCAGGCACGGTAGATGATATGGTCCGTTCGTCCGCACGGCTGCTTACCGATCTGTTCACCTTCGCCGACCGGAACCGGGAGCTGATGGCTTTCCTGCTGATAAAAGGCCAAGGCGCAGACCCTCCGGTGCGGGAAGCGATCTCGCACACGTGGGTTGCGTTCGAGGAGGCATTCAAACACAACATTCAGCGGGCAATGGAGCTGGGCATGCTTCCCCGTACGAATGATCTTCCGCTTCGGGCCAGCATTCTCGTCTGTTTCATAACGGGCGTATTGTCCAAATGGCTGTTCGGACCGATGCACGAGGTCGATTATACGTCCGCCTATTCCCCATCGGATATCGCCGAAGAAACCGCCAAGTTCGAATTCCGGGGGTTGCTCGGATAA
- a CDS encoding YvaD family protein, translating to MGKSLKVFMLFTDIGFLFYWAVTFLEWIPKQYLYQDYSNELLVAWNLSFIPLDLLISATGLISISCYNRQKEVWSTLCLISLVLTFCSGLQAIAFWAIRPDFDLAWWIPNLFLMAYPLFFFPSVMKKGVRAA from the coding sequence ATGGGAAAATCGTTAAAGGTCTTCATGCTGTTCACGGATATCGGGTTTCTTTTCTATTGGGCGGTCACCTTTTTAGAATGGATTCCGAAGCAATATCTATATCAGGATTACAGCAATGAGCTGCTTGTCGCCTGGAACCTGTCATTTATTCCGTTGGATTTGCTTATTTCGGCTACGGGGCTGATCAGCATTTCTTGTTACAACAGACAGAAGGAGGTCTGGTCAACGCTTTGCTTGATTTCCTTGGTGCTAACCTTTTGTTCGGGCCTGCAAGCGATCGCCTTCTGGGCCATACGGCCCGATTTCGATCTGGCATGGTGGATTCCGAATCTGTTCCTGATGGCATATCCGTTATTCTTTTTTCCATCGGTCATGAAAAAGGGGGTTCGTGCGGCATGA
- a CDS encoding TetR/AcrR family transcriptional regulator, which yields MKERIAEAAVQEIKSRGLKFAIRDVTSRLGISTKTLYQYFDSKEHIVTWIIQQAIQEMKDTEQRIMNDPSLSLVQKLKQALIILPSAFAFTDIRTLDELKRSYPEQWRRVDAYINEGWGNVRKLVNTGIEKQIIRPLDMELFIRIYVGAVYQLMDRGGAEERHLPLEEALTRTVELLLYGIVLTAPADGP from the coding sequence ATGAAAGAAAGAATTGCGGAAGCGGCTGTACAGGAGATCAAGTCCCGGGGGTTGAAATTTGCCATCCGCGATGTGACGAGCCGCCTGGGCATCAGCACGAAGACGCTATATCAATATTTTGATTCCAAGGAACACATTGTCACCTGGATCATTCAACAAGCGATTCAAGAAATGAAAGACACCGAGCAGCGGATTATGAATGACCCTTCCTTGTCCCTGGTCCAAAAGCTGAAGCAAGCGCTGATCATCCTCCCAAGCGCGTTCGCTTTCACCGATATCCGCACCCTGGATGAGCTGAAGCGATCCTATCCAGAGCAGTGGAGACGGGTCGATGCTTATATCAATGAGGGATGGGGCAATGTTCGCAAGCTTGTCAACACGGGAATTGAAAAGCAAATAATCCGCCCTCTGGATATGGAGCTGTTCATCCGGATCTATGTGGGTGCGGTCTATCAATTGATGGATCGCGGGGGCGCGGAAGAGCGTCACTTGCCGCTGGAAGAAGCGCTGACACGAACGGTTGAACTGCTGCTGTATGGCATCGTTCTGACAGCGCCCGCGGACGGACCATAA
- a CDS encoding DUF3899 domain-containing protein, translating to MLARYAIAAVISAAGLSILYFQDGSGSSAIQAAIINRWFLYGLLALIAGAAGYVLRTGFLAPLLRGLAMAGAAFVTKPRALEKEDKRLRSDLALQAWKQALGRKLSAYLLGAGTGLASGALTLQLCYF from the coding sequence ATGCTGGCCCGATATGCGATCGCCGCCGTCATATCCGCGGCAGGCCTGAGCATCCTCTATTTTCAGGATGGCAGCGGAAGCTCCGCCATCCAAGCCGCCATCATCAATCGCTGGTTCCTGTATGGATTGCTGGCCCTGATCGCGGGAGCGGCCGGTTATGTGCTGCGGACCGGGTTTCTCGCTCCTCTCTTGCGCGGCTTGGCCATGGCGGGAGCCGCATTCGTCACCAAGCCGCGCGCCTTGGAGAAGGAGGACAAGCGCCTCCGGTCCGACCTTGCCCTGCAAGCGTGGAAGCAGGCTCTCGGGCGCAAGCTGTCAGCATATCTGCTTGGCGCTGGCACTGGCTTGGCGAGCGGCGCGTTGACGCTGCAGCTCTGTTATTTCTAG
- a CDS encoding peptide ABC transporter substrate-binding protein: MKKWNVMLVILLFAAAAVAGCSGSSDTGAAANAKAPADGEIPQVLTTNLAGGEPYTLDPAFASDTTSYFIIDNLYEGLYTYDKSGKIVEGAASKVDVSPDATTYTFTIRDDATWSNGDPVTAQDFEYSWKRVLNPKTGAYDPSSLYYIKGAEEYNTGTGSADDVGVKAKDDHTLVVELKAPLSIFPIIAVGRAYLPVRSSVVDNNEKWAAEADTIVGNGPYVPQEWKHNEQITLAKNNQYWNKDVITMNTIHFKMVQDATTYYQMYKTGELDMILSLPLDVIDQEKNNKEYLSHPSFSVYTYSFNVNEKPFTNQKIRQAFSYAIDRETLTTNVTKGGETPAHGYVPYGLTNPSGKDFREDAETYYEFNVQKAQKLLAEGLKEEGLSQLPPVTFKFNTADNHKKVAEALQAMLKENLGVEVKLENQEWKTYIDTFKQKNFQIARMGWVGNYLDPLGVLGHYTSNNSNNFTNWSSKEYDELIQKSTYELDPNKRIELLQQAEQVLMEDLPIIPILFSADTALVSPKVTGIVFDARSNPDLRFAKRVEP, from the coding sequence ATGAAAAAATGGAACGTTATGCTGGTTATTCTACTATTTGCGGCAGCCGCTGTGGCCGGATGCTCCGGCAGCAGCGATACAGGCGCAGCCGCCAATGCCAAGGCGCCAGCCGACGGAGAGATTCCGCAGGTGCTGACCACGAACCTGGCGGGCGGCGAACCTTATACGCTCGACCCTGCATTTGCATCGGATACGACATCTTATTTCATTATCGACAACCTGTATGAAGGCTTGTACACCTACGACAAATCCGGCAAAATCGTGGAGGGCGCAGCCAGCAAAGTGGATGTATCGCCAGATGCCACGACGTATACCTTTACGATCCGGGACGATGCCACCTGGTCGAACGGCGATCCGGTAACGGCGCAGGACTTCGAATATTCGTGGAAACGGGTGTTAAATCCGAAGACGGGCGCTTATGATCCGTCCTCGCTGTATTACATCAAGGGCGCAGAAGAATATAATACGGGCACAGGCAGCGCGGACGATGTCGGCGTCAAGGCGAAGGACGATCATACGCTGGTGGTCGAACTCAAAGCGCCGCTCAGCATTTTCCCGATCATTGCCGTAGGACGCGCCTATCTGCCGGTTCGCTCGTCCGTCGTCGACAACAACGAGAAATGGGCCGCCGAAGCGGACACCATCGTCGGCAACGGCCCTTATGTGCCGCAGGAATGGAAGCATAACGAGCAGATCACGTTGGCGAAAAACAATCAGTATTGGAACAAAGACGTCATCACGATGAACACGATTCATTTCAAAATGGTGCAGGACGCAACGACATACTATCAAATGTACAAAACCGGCGAGCTGGACATGATTCTGTCGCTGCCGCTGGATGTGATCGATCAAGAGAAAAATAATAAAGAGTACTTATCCCATCCTTCCTTCAGTGTCTATACGTATTCCTTCAATGTCAATGAGAAGCCGTTCACGAACCAAAAAATAAGACAAGCGTTCTCGTACGCGATCGACCGCGAGACATTGACGACAAACGTGACCAAGGGCGGGGAAACGCCAGCGCACGGCTATGTGCCTTATGGCCTGACTAATCCATCAGGCAAGGACTTCCGCGAGGATGCGGAGACATACTATGAGTTCAATGTGCAGAAAGCGCAGAAATTGCTGGCCGAAGGCTTGAAGGAAGAAGGGTTGTCCCAGCTTCCTCCGGTGACGTTCAAATTCAACACGGCAGATAACCATAAGAAAGTGGCGGAAGCGCTGCAAGCGATGCTCAAAGAAAACCTGGGCGTCGAAGTCAAACTCGAAAACCAGGAATGGAAGACTTATATCGATACCTTCAAGCAAAAGAACTTCCAAATCGCCCGCATGGGCTGGGTCGGCAACTACTTGGACCCGCTTGGCGTGCTCGGGCATTATACGTCCAACAATTCGAACAACTTCACGAACTGGAGCAGCAAGGAGTATGATGAGTTAATTCAGAAATCAACGTACGAGCTGGATCCGAACAAACGGATCGAATTGCTGCAGCAAGCGGAGCAAGTGCTGATGGAGGACTTGCCGATCATTCCGATCCTGTTCTCGGCGGATACGGCCTTGGTCAGTCCAAAGGTCACCGGCATCGTCTTCGATGCGCGCTCCAATCCGGATCTGCGCTTCGCGAAGCGAGTGGAACCATAA